In Osmia lignaria lignaria isolate PbOS001 chromosome 5, iyOsmLign1, whole genome shotgun sequence, a single genomic region encodes these proteins:
- the Trpm gene encoding transient receptor potential cation channel, subfamily M isoform X4, which translates to MAIGSIICGSTTPRVKRKKAKATERSWIEATFQKRECSKFIPSAEDEHKCCCGYSYTHHCRAGIDVQSHTASNTKEKDREQWSPAKNTRPFPTDAYGTIEFQGGPHPTKAQYVRLAYDTRPEPIVQLLCREWNLGLPKLLITVHGGRSNFELQPSLKKVLRKGLLKAAKTTGAWIFTGGTNTGITRQVGDALLLEKSQRQGRVVSIGIAPWGILDKSHELVTRGGEVPYDCLSSPWSKYAVLNNRHAYFLLVDNGTGGRYGAEIVLRRRLEKYISNLKLQPYTHSSIPVVALVIEGGTNTIRSVLEYVTDVPPVPVVVCDGSGRAADLIAFMHKYASEGEGENGENEGPLESMREHLLDTIKRTFKVTTEQASQLYSELLQCTRKKHLITVFRITQDRPQELDQTILTALFKSKQLSPAEQLSLSLIWNRVDIARSEIFVYGQNWPPGALDQAMMQALQHDRIDFVKLLLENGVSMRKFLSIPRLEELYNTKEGPSNTLGYILRDVRPNIPRGYMYTLHDIGLVINKLMGGAYRSQYTRRRFRVIYTKVMKRSGGHPQHMHRNSCVLSSGNRYYSGSGSKQDSLTMSLLAETLPANRDTPLFDYPFNELLIWAVLTKRQQMALLMWQHGEEALAKALVALKLYKAMAHEAAEDDLETEVYDELRSYGKEFENIALELLDYCYRQDDDQTQQLLTSELQNWSGQTCLSLAVTANHRPLLAHPCSQIILADLWMGGLRTRKNTNLKVVLGLVCPFYITRLEFKSREELQLMPQTQEEHLIALEDEKEDSDSEHGVPTGPDVEKRHRRSLSVRNKSSSQQGTKLSSRKTSIYSVSESVPALISNEHTTTVAKDTIVQENGKVLTDNDDVIHRAYGISSDYYNDIKNSRPLRLKRKLYEFYTAPITKFWANAIAYMIFLVLFSYCILIHMDDHPSLAEIYAIAYICTLGCEKVREIATSEPATLSHKFSVWAWNMWNPCDAAAIIFFQIGLALRLRHSTLDVGRVIYCVDCIYWYLRILNILGVNKYFGPLVTMMGKMVKNMIYFVVLLTVVLMSFGVTRQAILNPNAEPKLRIIRDIFMEPYFMLYGEVYADNIDPDCGDEPGMIPCLPGRWITPAVMSIYLLVANILLINLLIAVFNNIFNEVNAVAHQVWMFQRFTVVMEYEQKPVLPPPLIVVCHIYLLVKYLLRYVTQGKTSTGETYDNGLKLFLEADDMERLYDFEEDCVEGYFREQELKLQMSTEERIKVTTERVENMHQKIEDIDKKENTQNASLQAVEFRIRKLEELNEQTLAHLGVIHRFMATHMPNIEGLSGLDVEGRQRRISERSEVLSETDSHTQLPSIAAKRKRLVRSLTDGTFLSLGQQLDDDMLKHSETVTSRENLSRNDSSVSGDGHTVQDDLKTTTSQETEVSRGDVEGDTLKKESQSDSKEASRELSGEASSRELSTDPSRQTSRELSRDTSKDATSKEPSREASSEAPTSEPFRQDSSERPTRQSSRTRSESDDVMILPSGVARGVTWAEPRVAVIPSVSSTSSTQRSILLAMRAEYTSITDELESYCGLLSPPRTPPISPPPSRARNLSEMSNPEMAWQIENEHLRDAEECDYQQMEDLIQRRYIGDDEESLQGQDDASASPFFISNEHRHQLRRASAIDEESRRPPPTISVTREIEQTLSRPPIRESEGSDPNDKNLSTVPAPASETMC; encoded by the exons ATGTTGTTGTGGATATTCGTATACTCATCACTGCAGAGCTGGTATAGATGTTCAGAGTCATACTGCTAGCAATACCAAAGAAAAAGACCGCGAACAGTGGTCACCTGCTAAAAATACGCGTCCATTTCCAACTGATGCGTATGGCACAATTGAATTTCAAGGTGGACCACATCCAACGAAAGCACAg TATGTAAGGCTAGCTTATGATACAAGACCAGAGCCAATAGTACAGTTATTATGCAGAGAATGGAACTTGGGATTACCTAAGTTATTAATAACTGTACACGGTGGACGCTCTAACTTTGAACTCCAGCCAAGTTTGAAAAAAGTGTTAAGGAAGGGTTTATTGAAAGCTGCAAAGACAACTGGAGCATGGATATTTACAGGGGGAACCAATACAG GTATCACAAGACAAGTGGGAGATGCATTGTTATTAGAAAAATCTCAAAGACAAGGTCGCGTTGTAAGCATAGGTATCGCACCATGGGGAATTTTGGATAAAAGCCACGAGCTTGTAACTCGAGGCGGTGAAGTACCTTACGATTGTCTTTCGTCTCCATG GTCTAAATACGCAGTTTTAAACAATCGACATGCATATTTTTTATTGGTGGATAATGGTACTGGTGGCCGATACGGTGCTGAAATTGTGTTACGTAGAAGATTGGAAAAATACATTtccaatttaaaattacaaCCAT ATACACACAGCAGTATTCCTGTTGTAGCATTAGTGATTGAAGGAGGAACAAATACAATTCGTTCAGTTTTGGAGTATGTCACAGATGTTCCTCCTGTTCCTGTAGTAGTTTGTGATGGTTCAGGTCGAGCTGCTGATCTCATCGCCTTTATGCATAA ATATGCATctgaaggagaaggagaaaatGGAGAAAACGAGGGACCATTAGAGAGTATGAGAGAACATCTTTTAGATACGATCAAGCGCACCTTTAAAGTAACTACTGAACAAGCATCTCAATTGTACTCTGAACTTTTACAGTGTACACGTAAGAAGCACttg ATAACAGTATTTAGAATAACTCAAGATCGTCCTCAAGAACTGGATCAAACAATATTGACAGCTTTGTTTAAATCTAAGCAGTTGTCTCCTGCTGAACAGCTGTCTTTGTCTTTGATCTGGAATAGAGTGGATATAGCACGTAGCGAAATATTTGTTTATGGACAAAATTGGCCACCAGGTGCTTTAGATCAAGCCATGATGCAAGCATTGCAACATGATAGAATTGATTTTGTAAAACTCCTCTTGGAGAATGGGGTTTCTATGCGTAAATTCTTATCGATTCCACGGCTTGAAGAATTATATAATACC AAAGAAGGCCCTTCAAACACACTGGGCTACATTCTTCGCGATGTACGACCAAATATTCCACGTGGGTACATGTACACGTTACATGACATTGGTCTtgtcataaataaattaatggGTGGGGCGTATCGTTCCCAGTACACTCGGAGAAGGTTTCGCGTGATCTATACTAAAGTAATGAAGAGATCCGGAGGGCATCCTCAGCATATGCATCGAAATAGTTGCGTTTTAAGCAGCGGTAATCGCTATTATTCAGGATCTGGTAGCAAACAAGATAGTTTAACAATGAGTTTGCTTGCTGAGACTTTACCAGCTAATCGTGATACTCCACTTTTTGATTATCCTTTCAATGAATTACTTATTTGGGCTGTGTTGACGAAACGTCAGCAAATGGCTTTACTGATGTGGCAACATGGTGAGGAAGCTCTAGCGAAAGCACTTGTCGCCCTTAAGTTATACAAAGCGATGGCACATGAAGCTGCTGAAGACGATCTTGAAACGGAAGTCTACGACGAACTACGAAGCTATGGAAAAGAATTCGAAAACATTG CCTTGGAATTGCTAGATTATTGTTACCGCCAGGATGACGATCAGACTCAACAATTATTAACTTCTGAACTTCAAAACTGGTCCGGTCAGACGTGTCTTTCGTTAGCAGTCACTGCTAATCATCGTCCACTTTTGGCACATCCTTGTAGTCAGATCATTTTAGCGGATCTGTGGATGGGTGGTCTTCGTACaagaaaaaatacaaatttaaag GTTGTACTTGGATTAGTTTGTCCTTTTTACATCACGCGTTTGGAATTCAAAAGTCGTGAGGAATTACAATTGATGCCTCAAACTCAAGAAGAACATTTGATCGCTCTTGAAGATGAGAAGGAAGATAGCGATTCAGAGCACGGCGTTCCAACTGGCCCAGACGTCGAG AAACGTCATCGCAGGAGCCTGAGTGTACGCAACAAATCCAGCAGCCAACAAGGCACTAAG TTATCATCAAGGAAAACTTCTATTTATTCAGTATCGGAATCCGTACCG GCTTTGATCAGCAATGAGCATACTACAACTGTAGCAAAGGATACAATTGTACAAGAGAATGGTAAAGTGTTGACAgacaatgatgatgttattcaTCGCGCATATGGTATTTCATCTGACTACTACAatgacataaaaaatagcagGCCGCTGAGGctgaagagaaaattatatgaattttataCAGCTCCTATCACAAAATTTTGGGCAAATGCT ATAGCATATATGATTTTTTTGGTTCTCTTTTCATATTGCATTCTCATACACATGGATGATCATCCATCATTGGCAGAGATTTATGCGATCGCATACATTTGCACATTAGGATGTGAAAAAGTACGAGAAATTGCCACCTCCGAACCAGCCACTCTTTCTCATAAATTTAGTGTATGGGCATGGAATATGTGGAATCCATGTGATGCAGcagctattattttttttcaaattggtCTGGCCTTACGTTTGCGGCATTCTACTCTTGACGTTGGTCGTGTTATTTACTGTGTTGATTGTATTTATTGGTACTTAAGGATATTAAATATCCTTGGTGTAAATAAGTACTTTG GTCCGTTAGTTACCATGATGGGAAAAATggtgaaaaatatgatatacttTGTGGTACTTTTAACAGTTGTATTAATGAGTTTTGGAGTCACTCGACAAGCAATATTGAATCCAAATGCTGAACCCAAATTAAGAATCATAAGAGAT ATATTTATGGAGCCTTACTTTATGTTGTACGGGGAGGTATATGCAGACAACATAGACCCTGATTGTGGAGACGAGCCAGGAATGATTCCCTGCCTACCAGGGCGCTGGATCACACCTGCTGTAATGTCTATTTATCTTTTAGTTGCAAACATCTTACTAATAAACCTTTTGATTGCGGTTTTCAATAATATATTCAATGAGGTAAACGCGGTAGCACACCAAGTTTGGATGTTCCAACGTTTTACCGTTGTTATGGAATACGAACAAAAACCAGTTTTACCTCCTCCGCTCATTGTAGTTTGTCACATATATCTGCTGGTGAAATATTTGCTGCGGTATGTGACTCAAGGAAAAACAAGTACCGGTGAAACGTACGACAACGGGCTCAAATTATTCCTAGAAGCAGACGACATGGaacgcttgtacgattttgaaGAGGACTGTGTCGAAGGATATTTTCGTGAACAAGAGTTAAAGCTTCAGATGTCGACAGAGGAACGTATCAAGGTTACTACGGAAAGGGTAGAAAATATGCATCAAAAAATAGAAGACATTGATAAGAAGGAAAACACTCAAAATGCTTCGCTTCAG GCTGTGGAATTTCGTATCCGTAAATTGGAAGAGTTAAATGAACAGACATTGGCACATCTAGGAGTTATCCATAGGTTTATGGCAACCCATATGCCCAATATAGAAGGCTTGTCCGGTCTCGACGTAGAAGGTCGTCAGCGCAGAATATCAGAACGGTCAGAAGTTCTCTCAGAAACAGACTCTCATACACAGCTACCAAGTATCGCAGCTAAGCGCAAAAGGCTCGTGCGATCACTGACTGATGGTACGTTTCTCAGTTTAGGTCAACAATTAGACGATGACATGTTGAAACATTCGGAAACGGTTACGTCACGTGAGAACCTTAGCAGAAACGACTCTTCGGTAAGCGGAGACGGGCATACCGTCCAAGATGATCTAAAGACAACAACGAGCCAAGAGACTGAAGTGAGCAGAGGAGATGTCGAGGGAGACACATTAAAGAAAGAGTCACAATCAGACAGCAAAGAAGCCAGCAGAGAACTGAGCGGAGAAGCAAGTAGCAGAGAGTTAAGCACAGATCCAAGTAGACAAACGAGTAGGGAATTGAGCAGGGATACAAGTAAAGATGCGACAAGCAAAGAGCCAAGCAGAGAAGCGAGCAGCGAAGCACCAACATCAGAACCTTTCAGACAAGATTCTTCAGAACGTCCTACCAGACAGAGCAGTAGGACGCGTTCAGAATCTGATGATGTAATGATACTACCCTCTGGAGTTGCTAGAGGTGTAACCTGGGCAGAGCCACGCGTTGCAGTAATTCCCTCAGTATCTTCAACGAGTAGCACGCAGAGATCCATTCTACTAGCAATGCGTGCTGAATACACCAGTATAACAGACGAATTAGAGAGTTACTGTGGCCTTCTTAGTCCACCTAGAACGCCACCGATTTCTCCTCCTCCTTCGAGGGCTAGGAATCTTTCAGAAATGTCCAATCCAGAAATGGCATGGCAGATTGAAAACGAACACTTAAGAGATGCTGAGGAATGCGATTACCAACAGATGGAGGACTTAATACAGAGGAGGTACATTGGAGACGACGAGGAATCCTTACAGGGACAGGACGATGCTAGTGCAAGTCCATTCTTCATATCAAATGAACATAGGCACCAGCTTCGTAGAGCTTCAGCTATTGATGAAGAGTCGCGAAGACCTCCACCTACTATCAGTGTAACTAGAGAAATTGAACAAACTCTTTCGAGGCCACCGATTCGAGAGTCTGAGGGCTCTGATCCCAACGATAAGAATCTGAGCACCGTACCTGCTCCAGCTTCGGAGACCATGTGTTAA
- the Trpm gene encoding transient receptor potential cation channel, subfamily M isoform X6 gives MAIGSIICGSTTPRVKRKKAKATERSWIEATFQKRECSKFIPSAEDEHKCCCGYSYTHHCRAGIDVQSHTASNTKEKDREQWSPAKNTRPFPTDAYGTIEFQGGPHPTKAQYVRLAYDTRPEPIVQLLCREWNLGLPKLLITVHGGRSNFELQPSLKKVLRKGLLKAAKTTGAWIFTGGTNTGITRQVGDALLLEKSQRQGRVVSIGIAPWGILDKSHELVTRGGEVPYDCLSSPWSKYAVLNNRHAYFLLVDNGTGGRYGAEIVLRRRLEKYISNLKLQPYTHSSIPVVALVIEGGTNTIRSVLEYVTDVPPVPVVVCDGSGRAADLIAFMHKYASEGEGENGENEGPLESMREHLLDTIKRTFKVTTEQASQLYSELLQCTRKKHLITVFRITQDRPQELDQTILTALFKSKQLSPAEQLSLSLIWNRVDIARSEIFVYGQNWPPGALDQAMMQALQHDRIDFVKLLLENGVSMRKFLSIPRLEELYNTKEGPSNTLGYILRDVRPNIPRGYMYTLHDIGLVINKLMGGAYRSQYTRRRFRVIYTKVMKRSGGHPQHMHRNSCVLSSGNRYYSGSGSKQDSLTMSLLAETLPANRDTPLFDYPFNELLIWAVLTKRQQMALLMWQHGEEALAKALVALKLYKAMAHEAAEDDLETEVYDELRSYGKEFENIALELLDYCYRQDDDQTQQLLTSELQNWSGQTCLSLAVTANHRPLLAHPCSQIILADLWMGGLRTRKNTNLKVVLGLVCPFYITRLEFKSREELQLMPQTQEEHLIALEDEKEDSDSEHGVPTGPDVEKRHRRSLSVRNKSSSQQGTKALISNEHTTTVAKDTIVQENGKVLTDNDDVIHRAYGISSDYYNDIKNSRPLRLKRKLYEFYTAPITKFWANAIAYMIFLVLFSYCILIHMDDHPSLAEIYAIAYICTLGCEKVREIATSEPATLSHKFSVWAWNMWNPCDAAAIIFFQIGLALRLRHSTLDVGRVIYCVDCIYWYLRILNILGVNKYFGPLVTMMGKMVKNMIYFVVLLTVVLMSFGVTRQAILNPNAEPKLRIIRDIFMEPYFMLYGEVYADNIDPDCGDEPGMIPCLPGRWITPAVMSIYLLVANILLINLLIAVFNNIFNEVNAVAHQVWMFQRFTVVMEYEQKPVLPPPLIVVCHIYLLVKYLLRYVTQGKTSTGETYDNGLKLFLEADDMERLYDFEEDCVEGYFREQELKLQMSTEERIKVTTERVENMHQKIEDIDKKENTQNASLQAVEFRIRKLEELNEQTLAHLGVIHRFMATHMPNIEGLSGLDVEGRQRRISERSEVLSETDSHTQLPSIAAKRKRLVRSLTDGTFLSLGQQLDDDMLKHSETVTSRENLSRNDSSVSGDGHTVQDDLKTTTSQETEVSRGDVEGDTLKKESQSDSKEASRELSGEASSRELSTDPSRQTSRELSRDTSKDATSKEPSREASSEAPTSEPFRQDSSERPTRQSSRTRSESDDVMILPSGVARGVTWAEPRVAVIPSVSSTSSTQRSILLAMRAEYTSITDELESYCGLLSPPRTPPISPPPSRARNLSEMSNPEMAWQIENEHLRDAEECDYQQMEDLIQRRYIGDDEESLQGQDDASASPFFISNEHRHQLRRASAIDEESRRPPPTISVTREIEQTLSRPPIRESEGSDPNDKNLSTVPAPASETMC, from the exons ATGTTGTTGTGGATATTCGTATACTCATCACTGCAGAGCTGGTATAGATGTTCAGAGTCATACTGCTAGCAATACCAAAGAAAAAGACCGCGAACAGTGGTCACCTGCTAAAAATACGCGTCCATTTCCAACTGATGCGTATGGCACAATTGAATTTCAAGGTGGACCACATCCAACGAAAGCACAg TATGTAAGGCTAGCTTATGATACAAGACCAGAGCCAATAGTACAGTTATTATGCAGAGAATGGAACTTGGGATTACCTAAGTTATTAATAACTGTACACGGTGGACGCTCTAACTTTGAACTCCAGCCAAGTTTGAAAAAAGTGTTAAGGAAGGGTTTATTGAAAGCTGCAAAGACAACTGGAGCATGGATATTTACAGGGGGAACCAATACAG GTATCACAAGACAAGTGGGAGATGCATTGTTATTAGAAAAATCTCAAAGACAAGGTCGCGTTGTAAGCATAGGTATCGCACCATGGGGAATTTTGGATAAAAGCCACGAGCTTGTAACTCGAGGCGGTGAAGTACCTTACGATTGTCTTTCGTCTCCATG GTCTAAATACGCAGTTTTAAACAATCGACATGCATATTTTTTATTGGTGGATAATGGTACTGGTGGCCGATACGGTGCTGAAATTGTGTTACGTAGAAGATTGGAAAAATACATTtccaatttaaaattacaaCCAT ATACACACAGCAGTATTCCTGTTGTAGCATTAGTGATTGAAGGAGGAACAAATACAATTCGTTCAGTTTTGGAGTATGTCACAGATGTTCCTCCTGTTCCTGTAGTAGTTTGTGATGGTTCAGGTCGAGCTGCTGATCTCATCGCCTTTATGCATAA ATATGCATctgaaggagaaggagaaaatGGAGAAAACGAGGGACCATTAGAGAGTATGAGAGAACATCTTTTAGATACGATCAAGCGCACCTTTAAAGTAACTACTGAACAAGCATCTCAATTGTACTCTGAACTTTTACAGTGTACACGTAAGAAGCACttg ATAACAGTATTTAGAATAACTCAAGATCGTCCTCAAGAACTGGATCAAACAATATTGACAGCTTTGTTTAAATCTAAGCAGTTGTCTCCTGCTGAACAGCTGTCTTTGTCTTTGATCTGGAATAGAGTGGATATAGCACGTAGCGAAATATTTGTTTATGGACAAAATTGGCCACCAGGTGCTTTAGATCAAGCCATGATGCAAGCATTGCAACATGATAGAATTGATTTTGTAAAACTCCTCTTGGAGAATGGGGTTTCTATGCGTAAATTCTTATCGATTCCACGGCTTGAAGAATTATATAATACC AAAGAAGGCCCTTCAAACACACTGGGCTACATTCTTCGCGATGTACGACCAAATATTCCACGTGGGTACATGTACACGTTACATGACATTGGTCTtgtcataaataaattaatggGTGGGGCGTATCGTTCCCAGTACACTCGGAGAAGGTTTCGCGTGATCTATACTAAAGTAATGAAGAGATCCGGAGGGCATCCTCAGCATATGCATCGAAATAGTTGCGTTTTAAGCAGCGGTAATCGCTATTATTCAGGATCTGGTAGCAAACAAGATAGTTTAACAATGAGTTTGCTTGCTGAGACTTTACCAGCTAATCGTGATACTCCACTTTTTGATTATCCTTTCAATGAATTACTTATTTGGGCTGTGTTGACGAAACGTCAGCAAATGGCTTTACTGATGTGGCAACATGGTGAGGAAGCTCTAGCGAAAGCACTTGTCGCCCTTAAGTTATACAAAGCGATGGCACATGAAGCTGCTGAAGACGATCTTGAAACGGAAGTCTACGACGAACTACGAAGCTATGGAAAAGAATTCGAAAACATTG CCTTGGAATTGCTAGATTATTGTTACCGCCAGGATGACGATCAGACTCAACAATTATTAACTTCTGAACTTCAAAACTGGTCCGGTCAGACGTGTCTTTCGTTAGCAGTCACTGCTAATCATCGTCCACTTTTGGCACATCCTTGTAGTCAGATCATTTTAGCGGATCTGTGGATGGGTGGTCTTCGTACaagaaaaaatacaaatttaaag GTTGTACTTGGATTAGTTTGTCCTTTTTACATCACGCGTTTGGAATTCAAAAGTCGTGAGGAATTACAATTGATGCCTCAAACTCAAGAAGAACATTTGATCGCTCTTGAAGATGAGAAGGAAGATAGCGATTCAGAGCACGGCGTTCCAACTGGCCCAGACGTCGAG AAACGTCATCGCAGGAGCCTGAGTGTACGCAACAAATCCAGCAGCCAACAAGGCACTAAG GCTTTGATCAGCAATGAGCATACTACAACTGTAGCAAAGGATACAATTGTACAAGAGAATGGTAAAGTGTTGACAgacaatgatgatgttattcaTCGCGCATATGGTATTTCATCTGACTACTACAatgacataaaaaatagcagGCCGCTGAGGctgaagagaaaattatatgaattttataCAGCTCCTATCACAAAATTTTGGGCAAATGCT ATAGCATATATGATTTTTTTGGTTCTCTTTTCATATTGCATTCTCATACACATGGATGATCATCCATCATTGGCAGAGATTTATGCGATCGCATACATTTGCACATTAGGATGTGAAAAAGTACGAGAAATTGCCACCTCCGAACCAGCCACTCTTTCTCATAAATTTAGTGTATGGGCATGGAATATGTGGAATCCATGTGATGCAGcagctattattttttttcaaattggtCTGGCCTTACGTTTGCGGCATTCTACTCTTGACGTTGGTCGTGTTATTTACTGTGTTGATTGTATTTATTGGTACTTAAGGATATTAAATATCCTTGGTGTAAATAAGTACTTTG GTCCGTTAGTTACCATGATGGGAAAAATggtgaaaaatatgatatacttTGTGGTACTTTTAACAGTTGTATTAATGAGTTTTGGAGTCACTCGACAAGCAATATTGAATCCAAATGCTGAACCCAAATTAAGAATCATAAGAGAT ATATTTATGGAGCCTTACTTTATGTTGTACGGGGAGGTATATGCAGACAACATAGACCCTGATTGTGGAGACGAGCCAGGAATGATTCCCTGCCTACCAGGGCGCTGGATCACACCTGCTGTAATGTCTATTTATCTTTTAGTTGCAAACATCTTACTAATAAACCTTTTGATTGCGGTTTTCAATAATATATTCAATGAGGTAAACGCGGTAGCACACCAAGTTTGGATGTTCCAACGTTTTACCGTTGTTATGGAATACGAACAAAAACCAGTTTTACCTCCTCCGCTCATTGTAGTTTGTCACATATATCTGCTGGTGAAATATTTGCTGCGGTATGTGACTCAAGGAAAAACAAGTACCGGTGAAACGTACGACAACGGGCTCAAATTATTCCTAGAAGCAGACGACATGGaacgcttgtacgattttgaaGAGGACTGTGTCGAAGGATATTTTCGTGAACAAGAGTTAAAGCTTCAGATGTCGACAGAGGAACGTATCAAGGTTACTACGGAAAGGGTAGAAAATATGCATCAAAAAATAGAAGACATTGATAAGAAGGAAAACACTCAAAATGCTTCGCTTCAG GCTGTGGAATTTCGTATCCGTAAATTGGAAGAGTTAAATGAACAGACATTGGCACATCTAGGAGTTATCCATAGGTTTATGGCAACCCATATGCCCAATATAGAAGGCTTGTCCGGTCTCGACGTAGAAGGTCGTCAGCGCAGAATATCAGAACGGTCAGAAGTTCTCTCAGAAACAGACTCTCATACACAGCTACCAAGTATCGCAGCTAAGCGCAAAAGGCTCGTGCGATCACTGACTGATGGTACGTTTCTCAGTTTAGGTCAACAATTAGACGATGACATGTTGAAACATTCGGAAACGGTTACGTCACGTGAGAACCTTAGCAGAAACGACTCTTCGGTAAGCGGAGACGGGCATACCGTCCAAGATGATCTAAAGACAACAACGAGCCAAGAGACTGAAGTGAGCAGAGGAGATGTCGAGGGAGACACATTAAAGAAAGAGTCACAATCAGACAGCAAAGAAGCCAGCAGAGAACTGAGCGGAGAAGCAAGTAGCAGAGAGTTAAGCACAGATCCAAGTAGACAAACGAGTAGGGAATTGAGCAGGGATACAAGTAAAGATGCGACAAGCAAAGAGCCAAGCAGAGAAGCGAGCAGCGAAGCACCAACATCAGAACCTTTCAGACAAGATTCTTCAGAACGTCCTACCAGACAGAGCAGTAGGACGCGTTCAGAATCTGATGATGTAATGATACTACCCTCTGGAGTTGCTAGAGGTGTAACCTGGGCAGAGCCACGCGTTGCAGTAATTCCCTCAGTATCTTCAACGAGTAGCACGCAGAGATCCATTCTACTAGCAATGCGTGCTGAATACACCAGTATAACAGACGAATTAGAGAGTTACTGTGGCCTTCTTAGTCCACCTAGAACGCCACCGATTTCTCCTCCTCCTTCGAGGGCTAGGAATCTTTCAGAAATGTCCAATCCAGAAATGGCATGGCAGATTGAAAACGAACACTTAAGAGATGCTGAGGAATGCGATTACCAACAGATGGAGGACTTAATACAGAGGAGGTACATTGGAGACGACGAGGAATCCTTACAGGGACAGGACGATGCTAGTGCAAGTCCATTCTTCATATCAAATGAACATAGGCACCAGCTTCGTAGAGCTTCAGCTATTGATGAAGAGTCGCGAAGACCTCCACCTACTATCAGTGTAACTAGAGAAATTGAACAAACTCTTTCGAGGCCACCGATTCGAGAGTCTGAGGGCTCTGATCCCAACGATAAGAATCTGAGCACCGTACCTGCTCCAGCTTCGGAGACCATGTGTTAA